One window from the genome of Megalobrama amblycephala isolate DHTTF-2021 linkage group LG4, ASM1881202v1, whole genome shotgun sequence encodes:
- the hnrnpl gene encoding heterogeneous nuclear ribonucleoprotein L isoform X1, translating to MAAAAGHYYGDGGRATKRQKTDSDGMATEGYSDPHKTLPSLVVHVRGLIDGITEADLVEALQEFGTISYVVLMPKKRQALVEFEDMSGSSNAVTYANNNQIYIAGRPSYINYSTSQKISRPSDSDDTRSVNNVLLLTIMNPIYPITTDVLYTICNNCGPVQRIVIFRKNGVQAMVEFDSVQSAQRAKASLNGADIYSGCCTLKIEYAKPTRLNVFKNDQDTWDYTNPNLSGQDTDADGNWNNSQDPNANPNKRQRQPALLGDHPPEYAGPQSGYGHYDDTYGPPPPPAHYEGRRMGPPMGRGRGGPRYGGAQYGHGPPPPDYSAHADSPVVMVYGLEPTKINADRVFNIFCLYGNVERVKFMKSKPGAAMVEMGDCYAVDRAISHLNNNMLFGQKLNVCVSKQQAIMPGQSYQLEDGSCSFKDFHGNRNNRFTTAEQAAKNRIQQPSNVLHFFNSQPDSTVEVFSQICDELGIKSPASVKLFTGKSGTAGERSSSGLLEWESVNDAMEALAMMNHYQMKNPSGPYPYTLKLCFSTAQHAN from the exons ATGGCTGCTGCGGCAGGCCATTATTACGGCGACGGAGGCAGAGCAACAAAAAGACAGAAAACAGACAGCGACGGAATGGCCACG GAGGGTTACAGTGACCCGCACAAGACCTTGCCCTCACTTGTGGTGCATGTAAGGGGGCTTATTGACGGCATTACCGAGGCTGACCTGGTGGAGGCGCTACAAGAGTTTGGCACTATAAG TTATGTTGTGTTGATGCCAAAGAAGCGTCAGGCACTGGTGGAGTTTGAGGACATGAGCGGCTCCAGTAATGCAGTAACATATGCTAACAATAATCAAATCTACATCGCTGGCCGGCCGTCTTACATCAATTACTCTACCAGTCAGAAAATCTCTCGGCCCAGCGACTCTGATGATACACGGAGTGTCAACAATGTACTGCTCCTCACCATCATGAACCCCATCTACCCCATTACCACG GATGTTCTGTACACCATTTGTAATAACTGCGGACCCGTGCAAAGGATTGTGATCTTCAGGAAAAATGGAGTTCAAGCCATGGTCGA ATTTGACTCTGTCCAGAGTGCACAGAGAGCCAAAGCCTCTCTCAATGGAGCTGACATCTATTCGGGCTGCTGCACCCTTAAAATTGAGTATGCCAAG CCAACCCGTCTCAACGTCTTCAAAAACGATCAGGATACATGGGACTATACCAACCCCAATCTGAGTGGCCAAG ATACCGATGCAGATGGCAATTGGAACAATTCGCAAg ACCCCAATGCTAACCCGAACAAGCGACAGAGGCAGCCAGCCCTGCTAGGGGATCATCCACCAGAATATG ctGGTCCTCAGAGTGGCTACGGTCACTATGATGACACCTATGGACCACCTCCTCCACCCGCTCACTACGAGGGCAGGCGCATGGGGCCCCCAATGGGGCGTGGCCGTGGCGGACCCCGGTATGGTGGGGCACAGTATGGACATGGACCTCCTCCACCAGACTACAGCGCTCATGCTGACTCTCCTGTGGTCATGGTGTACGGTCTTGAGCCCACCAAGATCAATGCGGACAGAGTGTTTAATATATTCTGTCTCTATGGCAATGTGGAAAGG GTGAAGTTTATGAAGAGTAAACCAGGTGCTGCTATGGTGGAGATGGGAGACTGCTATGCTGTGGATAGAGCCATTTCACACCTTAACAACAACATGCTGTTTGGACAAAAACTCAATGTCTG TGTATCTAAACAACAGGCCATAATGCCGGGTCAGTCATACCAGCTGGAAGATGGCAGTTGTAGTTTTAAGGATTTCCATGGGAACAGAAACAACCGTTTCACCACTGCTGAGCAGGCAGCCAAGAACCGTATCCAGCAGCCCAGCAATGTACTGCACTTCTTCAACAGCCAACCAGACAGCACTGTTGAAGTTTTCAGTCAG ATTTGTGATGAGTTGGGAATAAAGAGCCCAGCCAGCGTCAAGCTGTTCACTGGCAAGA GTGGAACTGCAGGTGAGAGAAGTTCATCTGGTCTGTTGGAGTGGGAGTCAGTTAATGATGCTATGGAGGCTCTTGCCATGATGAACCACTACCAGATGAAGAACCCTA gcGGGCCTTACCCATACACTCTCAAACTGTGTTTTTCAACTGCACAGCACGCCAACTGA
- the hnrnpl gene encoding heterogeneous nuclear ribonucleoprotein L isoform X2, with translation MAAAAGHYYGDGGRATKRQKTDSDGMATEGYSDPHKTLPSLVVHVRGLIDGITEADLVEALQEFGTISYVVLMPKKRQALVEFEDMSGSSNAVTYANNNQIYIAGRPSYINYSTSQKISRPSDSDDTRSVNNVLLLTIMNPIYPITTDVLYTICNNCGPVQRIVIFRKNGVQAMVEFDSVQSAQRAKASLNGADIYSGCCTLKIEYAKPTRLNVFKNDQDTWDYTNPNLSGQDTDADGNWNNSQDPNANPNKRQRQPALLGDHPPEYAGPQSGYGHYDDTYGPPPPPAHYEGRRMGPPMGRGRGGPRYGGAQYGHGPPPPDYSAHADSPVVMVYGLEPTKINADRVFNIFCLYGNVERVKFMKSKPGAAMVEMGDCYAVDRAISHLNNNMLFGQKLNVCVSKQQAIMPGQSYQLEDGSCSFKDFHGNRNNRFTTAEQAAKNRIQQPSNVLHFFNSQPDSTVEVFSQICDELGIKSPASVKLFTGKSERSSSGLLEWESVNDAMEALAMMNHYQMKNPSGPYPYTLKLCFSTAQHAN, from the exons ATGGCTGCTGCGGCAGGCCATTATTACGGCGACGGAGGCAGAGCAACAAAAAGACAGAAAACAGACAGCGACGGAATGGCCACG GAGGGTTACAGTGACCCGCACAAGACCTTGCCCTCACTTGTGGTGCATGTAAGGGGGCTTATTGACGGCATTACCGAGGCTGACCTGGTGGAGGCGCTACAAGAGTTTGGCACTATAAG TTATGTTGTGTTGATGCCAAAGAAGCGTCAGGCACTGGTGGAGTTTGAGGACATGAGCGGCTCCAGTAATGCAGTAACATATGCTAACAATAATCAAATCTACATCGCTGGCCGGCCGTCTTACATCAATTACTCTACCAGTCAGAAAATCTCTCGGCCCAGCGACTCTGATGATACACGGAGTGTCAACAATGTACTGCTCCTCACCATCATGAACCCCATCTACCCCATTACCACG GATGTTCTGTACACCATTTGTAATAACTGCGGACCCGTGCAAAGGATTGTGATCTTCAGGAAAAATGGAGTTCAAGCCATGGTCGA ATTTGACTCTGTCCAGAGTGCACAGAGAGCCAAAGCCTCTCTCAATGGAGCTGACATCTATTCGGGCTGCTGCACCCTTAAAATTGAGTATGCCAAG CCAACCCGTCTCAACGTCTTCAAAAACGATCAGGATACATGGGACTATACCAACCCCAATCTGAGTGGCCAAG ATACCGATGCAGATGGCAATTGGAACAATTCGCAAg ACCCCAATGCTAACCCGAACAAGCGACAGAGGCAGCCAGCCCTGCTAGGGGATCATCCACCAGAATATG ctGGTCCTCAGAGTGGCTACGGTCACTATGATGACACCTATGGACCACCTCCTCCACCCGCTCACTACGAGGGCAGGCGCATGGGGCCCCCAATGGGGCGTGGCCGTGGCGGACCCCGGTATGGTGGGGCACAGTATGGACATGGACCTCCTCCACCAGACTACAGCGCTCATGCTGACTCTCCTGTGGTCATGGTGTACGGTCTTGAGCCCACCAAGATCAATGCGGACAGAGTGTTTAATATATTCTGTCTCTATGGCAATGTGGAAAGG GTGAAGTTTATGAAGAGTAAACCAGGTGCTGCTATGGTGGAGATGGGAGACTGCTATGCTGTGGATAGAGCCATTTCACACCTTAACAACAACATGCTGTTTGGACAAAAACTCAATGTCTG TGTATCTAAACAACAGGCCATAATGCCGGGTCAGTCATACCAGCTGGAAGATGGCAGTTGTAGTTTTAAGGATTTCCATGGGAACAGAAACAACCGTTTCACCACTGCTGAGCAGGCAGCCAAGAACCGTATCCAGCAGCCCAGCAATGTACTGCACTTCTTCAACAGCCAACCAGACAGCACTGTTGAAGTTTTCAGTCAG ATTTGTGATGAGTTGGGAATAAAGAGCCCAGCCAGCGTCAAGCTGTTCACTGGCAAGA GTGAGAGAAGTTCATCTGGTCTGTTGGAGTGGGAGTCAGTTAATGATGCTATGGAGGCTCTTGCCATGATGAACCACTACCAGATGAAGAACCCTA gcGGGCCTTACCCATACACTCTCAAACTGTGTTTTTCAACTGCACAGCACGCCAACTGA